The following is a genomic window from Patescibacteria group bacterium.
TTATACTTTTGACGATTTTAATAATTCTTCAATTTTATTTTTATCTCTAGAAGGAAAAATTACAACTAAACTATGCTTCCCGTCAGGGAGCTCCCTATCTTCTTTTGGGCCATCTTTAAATATTTGAAGTGCATACGCCAAGACGTCAATCATTGTTATCAGATCTTTCAAATCTAATTCAGTTGGCAGACCATCATGGGCGATAATAACCTCAGATTGATTTATCCAAGAAAAATCATGTAATATTTCATTAAGAGCATCCCAATTTCTTCCAAAGTATGGGGGTTTTAAGGCATATTCATAAGCTAGCATTAAATCTTCTTTCGTTTTTAAATCTTTGGGAATTAACGCTATGTAAGATTTAATATATTTATCCTTCAATATTTTATAGTTTACCTCTGGTAAAAAAGTAAAGTTACTGTTTTTTTTTGTCATAAAATTTTTAATTTAATGGAGTAAATGATTTATAATGATCAGGTGAATAATAATATTCTCCACCTTTACCTTGAATAATTCTTTGGGGTCCAGCATCTTTTGAGCCTGGTGTTGGATGAACATATTCTTTGTAATAGCCGGCTTCCTGCGGAGGCAATAACTGTTTATCATTCCTAAATGTATCTCTTGCCTTTAATTCTCCACTTAGTATCTTTTCTAATGTTGGCTTAAGGTCAATATTTCCTTTAAAAAGAGTTTTTCCAAAACTTTCAACATTTATATTCTTAAGACTTGTCTTTAAATTCCCAATACTAGCGCCTTTGGAAAAATTTTTTGAACCGCCGGGCGATTTAGATAATAACATCAACATTGCATCAAATTCTTTAGGGTGAGCTTCTATCCAATCGGCATTTCTTTGACTCCATTCTTTATACGCTTGCCATTCCTGTCTAACTTTATAATCGGCATAACTTTTTGCAAGAGCTAAAACTATCGATGCATAGGCTTTAGCCTCTTTCCAGGAAAGGTTTCCGTTAGGATCTATATAAATTATAGGATTATTTCTAGCGTAAGCATAACTATTTAGCATTTGAGGATCGGATAGTAGTTGTTCTAATTCTTGGCCATATCTGGCATTAAACTGGTCGTAATTTGTTCCAATATCATTAAATACCGGATCAATACTCACAAACCTCCCAATACTCGGGTTCTGGTACCTCGCCCCAAAATAATAGAGGCCGGTTTCATCATCAAGCTCTTTTCCCGTAAACTTGTAATCATTTTCATATGTCCCAGCCTTCTCATCAATCCTTATCCCCCCGTACGGATAATAATCCAATAGCTGTAAAACGTCGCCATTTTCATCAGTATCCACGTTAGCTCCGGAAAGATGGTCAGCGTGGTGGTAGGCAGTGCTATTGACTATTTCCGGGTCTAATGAGTCTTCCGTAGTTTGCCTTAGCGTTCCGCCTTTTTTTATCAGCACCCCTCCATTATGCCTTACCAGGAGCTTGTGGTTCTTTAGGTCGATTTCCAGCCGGGAATGATCGGCTATGGTTAATACTGCTCCGGCATTGACGATTACATCTCCCTGGGCCCGGGCTTTGCCGGTAAAAGTGCATGACACGCTAATCGTCCAGTCGCCTGAAGGCGGAGGGGTACAGTCGGGGTTAATATCTATGGTTTGCCTTATCAGGGAAGCAACTCTTTCGCCTCCGGCGAAAATGTATTTCCGGATGTCTTGGCCTTCGACTTCATAGTATTGGTTAATGTAAATCGTGGTCGAGCTGGCGGTTGGGGTGGTTTCTGCCTTTTTGATTCTGTTTCCGTCCTGGTCGTATTGATAGGTGGTTGTCGCCGTTCCATTGTTTGATTGGGTTAGCCGGTTATTGTAGTCCCAGGAGTGGGTCCAGGTGCCGTCATTGGTCAGGTTACCGTTTTGGTCATAGCTATATGTTGCGCCGTTAATATTGGTGGCGGCGTGGGGGTTGGCGTAGTTTGAGCCTTGATCGCCGGCGTAGTAGTAATTGCCAATGTCTGATTTATTCGTTATATTGCCGATGGCGCTGTAGCTGTATGTTTCGCGGTAATTGGAGCCGGATACGGCATTGGTGCTTGACGCCACAGTCAGGCGGTGGAGATCGTCGTAGGAGAAGTCCAGGGTTTTGGCGGTGTTGGTAGAGGAGGAGTCTGTAATATTAGCCGGAACAATGAATATGAATTTTAGGAGTTTTTCCTTGGTCATTTTATTGCTGCTAAAAACCATAAATTAGTAAAGCGAAGTTGCCAACAGTTTATATACTTTTTAAAGCAAATTTTTTGACTTTAATAGGGGTTAATGCTCTGTTATCTTGTAAATTACCCTGCGACAGAGGGGCGATATCGGCTTTTTGGATACTGGTTTAAAAATCTACTATCTGTCTTTTATGAGATTAGTAATGTAACCAAGGATTTTAGATATTACATATACCGATGCGGTAACTATAAATGATATGAATAGTCCAGTTATCGGCATTAGATTATCACCAGCATCACCAATTACCAAATTAAAATACTTCTGTTGTTCTTGTGTCTGTTCATTAAGGGAAAAAACACCGTCATTATTAAGATCAAAAGAGGCAAGTTTACGTTTTAAATTGTGATCGTAAATCGTTGTTTGGGCAATCAGCCCAACATATAATACTAGAAAAAGTAGCACGTAAAATATCTTTTTCTTCATAAATTTAGGAAATAATTTTGTATAAACTTTTAAGCCTAAGAAGGTACCCATTTCATATCTAAAAAATTAACTATTTAATAAACAGCTGATAGCCATTCAAATAGCTCAATATCTTTTTTTCCTGGTTGATAATTAAGCCAATAGCAAATTTATTTCTATTACTACTTAATTATTCGCCTTTATTTTTTAACCACTTAAGCAGATCTTCACGAGTTTTATATTTATAATCCACGCCTTCTTTAACTCTTTCTAAAATCATATCCACAACCTTATCTAAACCATAATATTCATCGAGAAATCTCAAACCATCATCAGTAAGTGTAAGCTCGTGGTTATTCAATTGTTGTAACTCATACAATAATCCATCTATATTTGAAAAATCACTTACAAATTTTTTACGATTATTGCCAAAGCTCTCAACGGCCAGAATCTTATCCTTATATTTACTAAATATCGCTTCTTTGTTCATAAATTTACCTTAATTAGATTTATTAATTATTGAACTTATATTATCCAACTTCTTTTGGTCTGTCACCTTGTAGTAAGAAGATATTTGCCCACTTCCGTTTGTAATGCTAATAAAATTATTTTCGGCATTATAATAAACCATGTCTGAACCTTCTGCCCATGAATGAGTATAATTCTTACTGTCTATAAAATTATTAGCTTTATTATAATAATCACTAACATTTTTTGCTCCTACTTCAACACCATGTTTTACATAGTGCCCCACTAAGCTAGCAACATCATTGCCTGCCTCACCGATTGACCATGCCCGACCAGTAAATTTAAAACCTGCATTCTGAACAAATAGTTTTCCTAGCCTGGCGACGTCCCCGGCATTATTTGCAATTTTATTAAAATAGCTGGCAATTTTTACGGCTCTGGCTCCATTTTTAATGTACCCGAATACGGCTGGAACGGGTAACGCAAGGCCAGCAGCATCAAGTCCTACGAAAAGTCCATTCACGAAACTGTGTTGCTTGTTAAAATCATACAGCGATAATCCCAAAGAAATAACATCGATCGCAGATTCCCAATATTCACCAGTAACATCAACATGTTTTAGGGGGTTGTTGCGCGCATAACTGTAGCTGTTTAGATTCTGTGGATCTGCCAAGAACACCTCGTATGATTTGCCAGTTTTTTGCTCTATCTCATCCCTATTGCCGATATTCAAATAAACTGGGTCTTGACTAATAAAGCGTCCTATGGCGGGATTTTGGTATCTGGCCCGCATATAGTATAAATCGGTACCGTCGTCATATTCGTGCCCAAAAGCCTTGCGTTTATTGTCAATGTTCCCAGACCTTTCATTAAGCCTTATTCCACCAAACGGGTAATAATCCAGTAGCTGTACAACGTCCCCATTTTCATCAGTATCCACGTTAGC
Proteins encoded in this region:
- a CDS encoding RHS repeat-associated core domain-containing protein, with the protein product MDTDENGDVVQLLDYYPFGGIRLNERSGNIDNKRKAFGHEYDDGTDLYYMRARYQNPAIGRFISQDPVYLNIGNRDEIEQKTGKSYEVFLADPQNLNSYSYARNNPLKHVDVTGEYWESAIDVISLGLSLYDFNKQHSFVNGLFVGLDAAGLALPVPAVFGYIKNGARAVKIASYFNKIANNAGDVARLGKLFVQNAGFKFTGRAWSIGEAGNDVASLVGHYVKHGVEVGAKNVSDYYNKANNFIDSKNYTHSWAEGSDMVYYNAENNFISITNGSGQISSYYKVTDQKKLDNISSIINKSN
- a CDS encoding barstar family protein, encoding MTKKNSNFTFLPEVNYKILKDKYIKSYIALIPKDLKTKEDLMLAYEYALKPPYFGRNWDALNEILHDFSWINQSEVIIAHDGLPTELDLKDLITMIDVLAYALQIFKDGPKEDRELPDGKHSLVVIFPSRDKNKIEELLKSSKV
- a CDS encoding RHS repeat-associated core domain-containing protein; the encoded protein is MVFSSNKMTKEKLLKFIFIVPANITDSSSTNTAKTLDFSYDDLHRLTVASSTNAVSGSNYRETYSYSAIGNITNKSDIGNYYYAGDQGSNYANPHAATNINGATYSYDQNGNLTNDGTWTHSWDYNNRLTQSNNGTATTTYQYDQDGNRIKKAETTPTASSTTIYINQYYEVEGQDIRKYIFAGGERVASLIRQTIDINPDCTPPPSGDWTISVSCTFTGKARAQGDVIVNAGAVLTIADHSRLEIDLKNHKLLVRHNGGVLIKKGGTLRQTTEDSLDPEIVNSTAYHHADHLSGANVDTDENGDVLQLLDYYPYGGIRIDEKAGTYENDYKFTGKELDDETGLYYFGARYQNPSIGRFVSIDPVFNDIGTNYDQFNARYGQELEQLLSDPQMLNSYAYARNNPIIYIDPNGNLSWKEAKAYASIVLALAKSYADYKVRQEWQAYKEWSQRNADWIEAHPKEFDAMLMLLSKSPGGSKNFSKGASIGNLKTSLKNINVESFGKTLFKGNIDLKPTLEKILSGELKARDTFRNDKQLLPPQEAGYYKEYVHPTPGSKDAGPQRIIQGKGGEYYYSPDHYKSFTPLN